The following proteins come from a genomic window of Flavobacterium crocinum:
- a CDS encoding protease complex subunit PrcB family protein, which translates to MKKLMLSLFVAFGFSACSLDNGNNSTIECGTFNDLEFTGFPFSCNYTIKTPPPTAAVAVIASQEKMDNLFTKTSNSCSVASDPNIDFTKNYLVGIFAGTKPTNGYAIKITSIVMNGCQVVVNYYEKSPATGETVTQTPTNPYDFVLIPKTEKGFIFNKTNENPDNIVIGSYYNQCAGSDCQKFYQINDYNTLKFLNVVGGQYDFGQYKYTPTIKRGEYTLLLKTVPAEILALKGQTKIYGSPDAADQGGVYFELRQGASVTKVYIDNNDTEDQSTEIKAFKKVIQDKITSLK; encoded by the coding sequence ATGAAAAAATTAATGCTGAGCTTATTTGTAGCTTTTGGATTTAGTGCCTGTTCACTTGATAATGGAAACAACTCAACTATAGAATGTGGTACGTTTAATGATCTTGAATTCACCGGATTTCCATTTTCATGTAATTACACTATAAAAACACCTCCTCCAACTGCAGCTGTTGCTGTAATTGCTTCTCAGGAAAAAATGGATAATTTATTTACCAAAACCAGCAATAGTTGTTCTGTTGCAAGTGATCCTAATATCGATTTTACTAAAAACTATTTAGTTGGAATTTTTGCAGGTACAAAACCAACTAATGGATATGCTATTAAAATTACTTCTATTGTAATGAATGGTTGTCAGGTAGTGGTTAATTACTATGAAAAATCTCCTGCAACTGGTGAAACCGTAACTCAGACTCCAACAAACCCTTATGATTTTGTTTTAATTCCAAAAACAGAGAAAGGATTTATTTTTAATAAAACAAACGAAAATCCTGACAACATTGTAATTGGAAGTTATTATAATCAATGTGCAGGATCAGATTGTCAAAAATTCTATCAGATCAATGATTACAATACTTTAAAATTCTTAAATGTAGTTGGTGGACAATATGATTTTGGTCAATACAAATACACTCCAACTATTAAAAGAGGAGAATACACTTTACTTTTAAAAACAGTTCCTGCTGAAATTTTAGCATTAAAAGGACAAACTAAAATATACGGTTCTCCGGATGCAGCAGATCAGGGTGGTGTTTATTTTGAATTACGTCAAGGTGCATCTGTAACTAAAGTTTACATTGACAACAACGACACTGAAGATCAAAGTACTGAAATAAAAGCTTTCAAGAAAGTTATTCAGGATAAAATCACAAGCTTAAAATAA
- a CDS encoding RNA polymerase sigma factor, which translates to MKDELEKYIKLCMKNDREGQLKIYQLFSPVLYGICLKYMKNEDDAKDVFQEAFVIVFQKISQYKFEGSFEGWLKRIFINKLIETLNKKKKESFFLDVFDPDTDFIEEEELEVIPMEQEKLLEYIRDLPDQYRTVFNLYVFEKMKHKEIAELLKISEGTSKSNLNRAKQILQKRILSIKNFKTA; encoded by the coding sequence TTGAAAGACGAGTTAGAAAAATACATTAAACTGTGCATGAAAAATGACAGAGAGGGACAACTGAAAATTTATCAGTTGTTCTCTCCTGTTTTGTATGGTATCTGTTTGAAGTATATGAAAAATGAAGATGATGCTAAAGATGTTTTTCAGGAAGCTTTTGTAATTGTATTTCAAAAAATAAGTCAATATAAATTTGAAGGAAGTTTTGAAGGATGGCTCAAACGAATATTCATCAATAAACTCATAGAGACTTTAAATAAAAAGAAAAAGGAGAGTTTCTTTTTAGATGTTTTTGATCCCGACACCGATTTTATCGAAGAAGAGGAATTGGAAGTGATTCCGATGGAACAGGAAAAGCTTCTAGAGTATATTCGGGATTTACCAGATCAATACAGGACCGTTTTTAACTTGTATGTTTTTGAAAAAATGAAACACAAAGAAATAGCCGAACTATTAAAAATCTCCGAAGGAACATCAAAATCAAATTTAAATCGCGCCAAACAGATTTTACAAAAGCGAATTTTGAGCATAAAAAATTTTAAGACAGCATGA
- a CDS encoding MepB family protein, producing the protein MNLDTDLKSIFPTDLLLAQKNLFDKAKFQLTAVKKENESPEYSAYRFLLNEKKICYREAKITPTKTGQFVTLWKRNQAGITAPFDYCDAIDFVIVSVRKDQNWGLFIFPKKVLLEKGIFSTQNKEGIRATRVYPPWDETTSKQAQKTQKWQLNYFIQLTNSNEIDFDQFRKFFA; encoded by the coding sequence ATGAATTTAGATACTGATTTAAAATCAATATTTCCAACTGATCTATTATTAGCCCAAAAAAACCTTTTTGATAAAGCCAAGTTTCAATTAACAGCAGTTAAAAAAGAAAATGAAAGCCCGGAATACAGCGCTTATCGTTTTTTATTAAATGAAAAGAAAATCTGTTACAGAGAAGCTAAAATAACTCCGACCAAAACCGGACAGTTTGTTACTTTATGGAAACGAAATCAAGCCGGAATTACAGCACCTTTTGACTATTGTGATGCAATTGATTTTGTCATTGTTAGTGTTAGAAAAGATCAGAATTGGGGATTATTTATTTTTCCTAAAAAGGTATTGTTAGAAAAAGGTATTTTTTCTACTCAAAACAAAGAAGGAATCCGGGCAACAAGAGTTTATCCGCCATGGGATGAAACTACAAGTAAACAAGCCCAAAAAACTCAAAAATGGCAATTAAATTATTTTATACAGCTTACTAATTCAAATGAAATTGATTTCGATCAATTTAGAAAATTCTTCGCATAG
- a CDS encoding T9SS-dependent choice-of-anchor J family protein, with translation MKKLYLSRLFWALICLFGCVSGNLFAQTMPTKQSLPVKQYFDTWEATSTEFPAGFQGWTLGGNVAAETQYLTSSTFTDYNTILAGRGANTNSGGFYNYDGKLGFLNTTNLNLTIGFAFSSTGKTGIQVKYDIMAIRNPVGTNDTRTNEVILQYRVGTTGNFISLSATAYRNSSQNQTGNVTTPVDSQLRKITLPSECDNQDVVQIRWISRQVSGGGQRPSFAIDNIEIDEVNDQDPPVNVSGYPKTDNILAQGFDFINKINEIGKTYFVLLPGGSAEPSITQIKAGQDSNGVSALQSGVLDITNASLEYVKTFTNLSLGTTYSVFSVSEDQLGNIQTVVNKVDVTTLSVIPPALSATVDELNLGGFEPNYESVIRSYQISASNLTGNVLVTAQSDFLISKDKSTFSSSLTFIPADFASNATPTVYVKYTPAAIGSFTGSITHQTAGGTTKTVTVTAYGINPFVQNFDDPNVLLKNVWTQYNEAGPTNKWSHTTQARNINSGTGAVLVNGFSDSGASKDWLISPKLRLDSFTDIPLLSFYSRQYYDGPSLKLMVSTDYDGVSAPNTATWTQIDGRFPIIKETYIKSEYINLTAYKTSPIYLAWVYETASGGSGNAAEWSFDDFAITNETKYVDSNPILDFADVSPNSFSASQSFVFTAAGYDDITIQAPASYQLSLDNISFGSNVVVSSVDAFAGKTVYARFAPTTKEPTISGVLTIIGTSLNKQIGSFTGTSWLKADTFDVVTYNVSFFGTDVVGSNGQEFGPVNDPLQIENVAKVMNKLNADVYALQEVSDDPSIDVLIQKINVNGKTFDKVICSSWSYSWRLPDPKFPPQKLVVLYNTKTTSVKSTKVLFKEIYDQVLDNTLVLPNYPGTDTPEVNDNSFFSSGRLPYVVELETNIGGFKKDITLIDLHARANSGTSIKEYNQRKYDVEYLKDALDSQYADSNLILLGDLNDDVKAWVGNASTPSSYEKYVEDTTNYNPLTLGISHLGAVTYLNFTPPSFLDHIIVSNELSDQYITNSIQVYDPRNDIANYTSTTSDHAPVIARFELKQDVLSTPDFGKNKYYVKAYPNPTRDVLSFDVKTTQDRDLQIRLYDFNGRAIGDPISVKNESEISTATVSVNNLASGVYFYTVSENNKVIFKDKIIKN, from the coding sequence ATGAAAAAACTTTACTTATCACGCCTTTTTTGGGCTTTAATATGTTTGTTTGGCTGTGTTTCTGGAAATCTTTTTGCCCAGACGATGCCAACAAAGCAATCTTTACCTGTTAAACAATATTTTGACACTTGGGAAGCTACTTCTACAGAATTTCCTGCTGGATTTCAAGGATGGACTTTAGGAGGTAATGTTGCAGCAGAAACACAATATCTAACTTCTTCAACTTTTACAGATTATAATACTATACTTGCTGGCAGAGGAGCAAATACTAATTCAGGAGGCTTTTATAATTATGATGGTAAATTAGGTTTTTTAAATACTACAAATCTTAATCTTACAATTGGTTTTGCTTTTTCAAGTACTGGAAAAACTGGGATACAAGTTAAGTATGATATTATGGCTATTAGAAATCCTGTTGGTACTAATGACACTAGAACCAACGAAGTAATTCTACAGTATAGAGTTGGGACAACGGGAAACTTTATTTCTTTATCAGCAACAGCATATCGTAATAGTTCTCAAAATCAGACAGGTAATGTTACTACACCAGTAGATTCTCAACTAAGAAAAATTACGTTGCCTTCAGAATGTGATAATCAAGATGTAGTACAAATACGTTGGATATCAAGACAAGTTTCAGGCGGTGGTCAGCGTCCATCATTTGCAATTGACAATATTGAGATAGATGAAGTGAATGATCAAGATCCACCGGTTAATGTTTCTGGTTATCCAAAAACAGATAATATCTTGGCACAAGGTTTTGATTTCATCAATAAAATAAACGAAATTGGAAAAACGTATTTCGTACTATTACCTGGTGGAAGTGCAGAACCATCAATTACACAAATAAAAGCGGGTCAGGATTCAAATGGAGTTTCAGCTTTACAATCAGGAGTTTTAGATATTACAAATGCATCTTTGGAGTATGTAAAAACTTTTACAAATTTAAGCTTAGGCACAACTTATTCTGTTTTTTCTGTTTCAGAAGATCAGCTTGGGAATATTCAAACAGTAGTAAATAAGGTTGACGTTACAACATTAAGTGTTATTCCACCAGCTTTATCTGCAACAGTTGATGAATTAAATTTAGGTGGCTTTGAACCTAATTATGAATCTGTAATTAGAAGTTATCAGATAAGCGCTTCAAATCTTACAGGGAATGTTCTGGTTACTGCTCAATCTGATTTTTTAATTTCAAAAGATAAGAGTACATTCTCTTCTTCTTTAACATTCATTCCTGCTGACTTTGCTTCTAATGCAACGCCAACAGTTTATGTAAAATATACTCCAGCTGCAATTGGCAGTTTTACAGGTTCAATCACTCATCAAACTGCTGGAGGTACAACAAAAACAGTTACTGTAACAGCTTATGGAATAAATCCTTTTGTACAAAACTTTGATGATCCAAATGTTCTTTTAAAAAATGTATGGACGCAATACAATGAAGCTGGACCAACAAACAAATGGTCTCACACGACTCAAGCAAGAAATATAAATTCAGGAACAGGTGCGGTTCTTGTGAATGGTTTTTCAGATTCTGGAGCGAGTAAAGATTGGTTAATTTCTCCAAAATTACGTTTGGATAGTTTTACAGATATCCCATTGTTGTCTTTTTATTCTCGTCAATATTATGATGGTCCCTCTTTAAAGTTAATGGTTTCTACAGATTATGATGGCGTAAGTGCCCCTAATACAGCAACGTGGACACAGATTGATGGACGTTTTCCAATAATTAAAGAAACCTATATAAAGTCTGAATACATAAATTTAACCGCTTATAAAACAAGCCCTATTTATTTAGCTTGGGTTTATGAAACAGCTTCTGGTGGAAGTGGCAATGCGGCAGAATGGTCTTTTGATGATTTTGCCATTACCAATGAAACGAAATATGTAGACTCAAATCCAATTTTAGATTTTGCAGATGTAAGTCCAAATTCGTTCTCAGCAAGCCAGTCTTTTGTTTTTACAGCAGCAGGTTATGACGATATTACGATTCAGGCTCCGGCTTCGTATCAATTATCATTGGATAATATTTCATTTGGATCAAATGTTGTGGTTTCTTCGGTAGATGCATTTGCAGGAAAAACGGTTTATGCAAGATTTGCACCTACAACAAAAGAACCTACAATTTCTGGTGTGTTAACCATTATAGGAACTTCATTAAATAAACAAATAGGATCATTTACTGGTACTTCTTGGCTTAAAGCTGATACTTTTGATGTAGTGACTTATAATGTGTCGTTTTTTGGGACAGATGTAGTGGGAAGTAATGGACAAGAATTTGGTCCAGTAAATGATCCATTACAAATTGAGAATGTAGCCAAAGTGATGAATAAATTGAATGCAGATGTTTATGCTCTTCAAGAAGTTTCAGATGATCCTTCCATTGATGTTTTAATTCAAAAAATAAATGTGAACGGAAAAACTTTTGATAAAGTAATTTGTTCTTCATGGTCTTATTCATGGAGACTTCCTGATCCAAAGTTTCCGCCTCAGAAATTAGTTGTGCTTTATAATACGAAAACAACTTCTGTAAAAAGCACAAAAGTATTGTTTAAAGAAATTTATGATCAAGTTCTAGACAATACTTTAGTTTTGCCTAATTATCCTGGTACTGATACTCCTGAAGTGAATGATAACAGTTTTTTCTCATCAGGACGTTTGCCTTATGTAGTGGAATTAGAAACTAATATTGGAGGATTTAAAAAAGACATTACTTTGATCGATCTTCATGCCCGTGCCAATAGCGGTACAAGTATAAAAGAATATAACCAACGTAAATATGATGTTGAATATTTAAAAGATGCTTTAGATTCTCAATATGCAGACTCAAATTTAATTCTGTTAGGAGATCTAAATGATGATGTAAAAGCGTGGGTAGGAAATGCAAGTACACCTTCGTCATATGAAAAATATGTGGAGGATACTACAAATTATAATCCATTGACATTAGGCATTAGCCACTTAGGTGCTGTTACTTATTTAAATTTTACTCCACCTAGTTTCTTAGATCATATCATTGTTTCTAATGAATTGTCAGATCAATATATTACTAATTCGATTCAAGTTTATGATCCAAGAAATGACATTGCAAATTATACAAGCACAACTTCAGATCATGCACCTGTAATTGCACGTTTCGAATTGAAACAAGATGTGCTTTCTACTCCAGATTTTGGAAAAAACAAATACTATGTAAAAGCGTATCCAAACCCAACAAGAGATGTTTTAAGTTTTGATGTAAAAACGACACAAGACAGAGATCTGCAAATTAGATTGTATGATTTTAACGGACGCGCCATTGGAGATCCTATAAGTGTTAAAAATGAGTCTGAAATTAGTACAGCGACTGTTTCTGTTAACAATCTGGCTTCAGGAGTTTACTTCTATACCGTTAGTGAAAATAATAAAGTGATTTTTAAAGATAAGATCATCAAAAACTAA
- a CDS encoding SDR family NAD(P)-dependent oxidoreductase — MALLENKVAFVSGGGSGIGRAVAEAYAREGAKVVVSDINVEHGEETVKIIKEKDGEAFFVKGDSSSASDNKRMVEVTVSKYGRLDIACNNAGMGGPAKPTGEYEPEAWDKVIALNLSGVFYACRYQLEQMEKNGGGSIVNIASIHGQVAAPNSVAYTASKHGVVGLTKNIAVEYAQKNIRCNAVGPGYIETALLKDNLNKDMMNAVAAKSAMNRLGTAEEIAELVVFLNSDKSSFTTGSYIIAENGGYTAV, encoded by the coding sequence ATGGCACTTTTAGAAAATAAAGTAGCTTTTGTATCTGGCGGTGGTTCAGGAATTGGACGCGCAGTGGCAGAAGCTTACGCCCGAGAAGGAGCAAAAGTAGTAGTATCTGATATAAATGTAGAGCACGGTGAAGAAACCGTAAAAATTATAAAAGAAAAGGACGGAGAAGCTTTTTTCGTAAAAGGGGATTCGTCCAGCGCAAGTGATAACAAACGTATGGTTGAGGTTACGGTTTCAAAATACGGCCGATTGGATATTGCCTGCAACAATGCCGGAATGGGCGGACCTGCAAAACCAACTGGAGAATATGAACCGGAAGCATGGGATAAAGTGATTGCGTTAAATTTAAGTGGTGTTTTTTACGCTTGTCGTTATCAATTGGAACAAATGGAAAAAAATGGGGGAGGAAGTATTGTTAATATTGCCTCTATTCACGGACAAGTTGCCGCACCAAATAGCGTAGCTTACACAGCAAGTAAACACGGTGTAGTTGGTTTAACTAAAAATATTGCAGTTGAATATGCTCAGAAAAACATTCGTTGTAATGCTGTTGGACCTGGTTATATTGAAACAGCGCTTTTAAAAGATAATTTAAATAAAGATATGATGAATGCCGTTGCAGCAAAATCTGCAATGAACCGTTTAGGAACTGCAGAAGAAATTGCAGAGTTAGTAGTTTTCTTAAACTCTGATAAATCATCATTTACAACAGGAAGTTATATTATAGCCGAAAACGGTGGTTATACAGCAGTATAA
- a CDS encoding pseudouridine synthase, with protein sequence MHRHFILFKPYGYLSQFIYELKRKKKLLGELHDFPEGTMAIGRLDEDSEGLLLLTTDGNMSELVRSKKVDKEYYVQVDGLITPEAIEQLQKGVEIGLDGGKYKTKPCTAFIVNEIPDFGARAKKIRDERHGPTSWASITVREGKFRQVRKMTAAVGFPTLRLVRVRIGNVYLQNLKAGEVLEVSNFELDN encoded by the coding sequence ATGCATCGACACTTCATTCTTTTTAAACCTTACGGCTATTTGAGTCAATTTATTTATGAATTAAAAAGAAAGAAGAAGCTTTTGGGTGAATTACACGATTTCCCTGAAGGAACAATGGCAATTGGAAGATTAGACGAAGATTCTGAAGGCTTGCTCCTTTTGACTACTGACGGAAATATGAGTGAACTCGTACGAAGTAAAAAAGTCGACAAAGAATATTACGTTCAGGTTGACGGATTAATTACGCCCGAAGCGATAGAACAACTACAAAAAGGTGTCGAAATTGGTCTTGACGGAGGCAAATACAAAACCAAACCCTGCACAGCTTTTATCGTAAACGAAATTCCGGATTTTGGGGCAAGAGCTAAAAAAATCAGAGACGAACGTCATGGTCCAACTTCCTGGGCTTCGATCACAGTTAGAGAAGGAAAATTTCGTCAGGTTAGAAAAATGACCGCCGCAGTTGGTTTTCCAACCTTGCGATTGGTTCGCGTACGAATAGGAAATGTATATTTGCAAAACTTAAAAGCTGGTGAAGTTCTTGAGGTTTCCAATTTTGAATTAGATAATTAG
- a CDS encoding tRNA (cytidine(34)-2'-O)-methyltransferase, with translation MLNVVLVEPEIPNNTGNIGRLCVGTESRLHLIHPFGFVINDKNLKRSGLDYWVHLDVTEYQNVEEWIAQIPDHSRVFLMSSHSEKSYLQNEFQDGDWLVFGKESVGLSKEFMARFENHLTIPMSPLIRSFNIANSVAFVVGEAKRQIGLKK, from the coding sequence ATGCTAAACGTAGTTCTTGTAGAACCAGAAATACCAAATAATACTGGAAACATTGGAAGATTGTGCGTTGGTACAGAAAGCCGACTTCATTTAATTCACCCTTTCGGATTTGTCATTAATGATAAAAACTTAAAACGTTCCGGATTGGATTATTGGGTGCATCTTGATGTTACCGAATATCAAAACGTTGAAGAATGGATTGCACAGATTCCGGATCATTCTCGTGTGTTCTTAATGAGTTCTCACTCTGAAAAGTCTTATTTACAAAATGAATTTCAGGATGGTGACTGGTTGGTTTTCGGAAAAGAAAGCGTTGGTTTAAGCAAGGAATTTATGGCGCGTTTTGAGAATCATTTGACGATTCCGATGTCTCCGCTTATTCGTTCTTTTAATATTGCGAATTCTGTGGCTTTTGTGGTTGGTGAGGCTAAAAGACAAATTGGATTGAAGAAATAG
- a CDS encoding ABC transporter ATP-binding protein, producing MTKSILQTSNLSIGYKSKKGVTTVAKDLNLNLDSGKLITLIGANGIGKSTLLRTITGIQKPLSGNVYLNEKEISHYKPLELAQNLSLVLTEKLPASNLSVFELVALGRQPYTNWVDSLSKEDIEKVQEALRLTQIEHLASKKHFEISDGQLQKVLIARALAQDTPLIILDEPTTHLDLLHKVSLFKLLKKLTQETEKCILFSTHDIDLAIQLSDEMIIMTPENIVQDQPCNLISNGSFNNLFKDEHIIFDAEKGKFIVN from the coding sequence ATGACTAAAAGTATTTTACAAACGTCAAATTTAAGTATTGGATATAAATCCAAGAAAGGTGTTACAACTGTTGCCAAAGATCTGAATTTAAATCTGGATTCAGGAAAACTGATTACTTTAATAGGAGCAAACGGAATTGGAAAATCGACTTTACTTCGGACTATAACCGGAATTCAAAAACCTTTATCAGGAAATGTTTATTTGAATGAAAAAGAAATTTCACATTATAAACCTTTAGAACTGGCGCAAAATCTAAGTTTAGTTTTAACAGAAAAACTGCCTGCAAGTAATCTTTCGGTTTTCGAATTAGTTGCGTTGGGTCGTCAGCCTTATACCAATTGGGTGGATAGTTTGTCGAAAGAGGATATTGAGAAAGTTCAGGAAGCATTGCGTTTAACTCAGATTGAACACTTAGCTTCAAAAAAACATTTCGAAATCAGTGACGGACAATTGCAGAAAGTCTTAATTGCAAGAGCTTTAGCACAAGATACTCCGCTGATTATTTTAGATGAACCTACAACACATTTGGATTTATTGCATAAAGTTTCTTTATTTAAATTATTGAAGAAACTAACACAAGAAACGGAGAAATGTATTTTGTTTTCAACCCACGATATAGATCTAGCCATTCAGTTAAGCGACGAAATGATTATTATGACGCCGGAAAACATTGTACAAGACCAGCCTTGTAATTTAATTTCGAATGGTAGTTTTAATAATTTGTTCAAAGACGAACATATTATTTTTGATGCGGAAAAAGGGAAGTTTATTGTGAATTGA
- a CDS encoding GxxExxY protein yields the protein MITQKYLDELSFNVIGACIQVHKTIGRGLLESVYHECLKEELSYRKINFFTEMNVPLIYRDKELNANLKCDLFIENCLVVELKAILELNPICEAQLMTYMKLLKAPKGILINFNCFNIFKEGQKTFVNEYYKLLPKV from the coding sequence ATGATTACTCAAAAATATTTAGATGAATTAAGTTTCAATGTTATAGGGGCTTGTATTCAAGTGCATAAAACGATTGGAAGAGGATTATTGGAAAGTGTTTACCATGAATGTTTAAAAGAGGAATTGAGTTATCGTAAAATAAATTTTTTCACAGAAATGAATGTGCCTTTGATTTACAGAGATAAAGAATTAAATGCTAATTTAAAATGCGATTTATTTATTGAAAATTGTTTAGTTGTAGAATTAAAAGCAATATTAGAATTAAATCCTATATGTGAAGCACAGTTAATGACTTATATGAAACTTCTAAAAGCGCCAAAAGGTATTTTAATTAATTTTAATTGTTTTAATATTTTTAAAGAAGGTCAAAAAACATTCGTAAACGAATATTACAAATTACTCCCAAAGGTATAA
- a CDS encoding iron ABC transporter permease: MFFASISLGSVMIPVKDVFTSLTGGHATKSTWEYIIINYRLPKAITAVLVGTGLSISGLLMQTLFRNPLAGPYVLGLSSGASLGVAFVILGAGFLPSFLSAIALSSYGIVLASTAGSTLVLLLVLLVSQRLRDTMAILIVGLMFGSFTTAIVSVLTYFSTAEQLQKFTFWSMGSLGNLSWTTIGILATCVGIGLLLSAKSIKPLNALLLGENYAKSMGLNFKQARLIIIFATSILSGAITAFAGPIAFIGLAVPHIAKLTFQTSNHTVLFWSTLFFGSIIMLFCDIVSQMPGFEVTLPINAITSIIGAPVVIWLLVRKSNFK; this comes from the coding sequence ATGTTTTTCGCAAGCATTAGTTTAGGTTCTGTTATGATTCCTGTAAAAGATGTTTTTACCAGTTTAACAGGTGGACACGCAACAAAATCGACCTGGGAATATATCATTATAAATTATCGTCTGCCGAAGGCCATTACTGCCGTTCTGGTCGGAACAGGACTTTCGATCAGCGGACTTCTGATGCAGACTTTATTCCGTAACCCGTTAGCGGGACCTTATGTTTTAGGATTAAGTTCCGGAGCGAGCTTAGGAGTAGCTTTTGTGATTTTAGGAGCAGGATTTCTGCCTTCTTTTTTAAGTGCAATTGCATTGTCTTCGTATGGAATTGTTTTAGCCTCTACAGCAGGAAGTACGTTGGTTTTGCTTTTAGTTTTATTAGTTTCACAAAGATTGCGCGACACGATGGCCATTTTAATTGTCGGATTAATGTTTGGAAGTTTTACAACCGCAATTGTAAGCGTTCTGACTTATTTCAGCACAGCTGAACAACTTCAGAAATTTACTTTCTGGTCAATGGGAAGTCTGGGGAATCTTTCGTGGACAACAATTGGCATTTTGGCCACTTGTGTTGGAATCGGTTTGCTTTTAAGTGCCAAAAGTATAAAACCTTTAAATGCATTACTTCTTGGAGAAAATTACGCCAAAAGCATGGGACTGAATTTTAAACAAGCAAGATTAATAATCATATTTGCAACAAGTATATTATCCGGAGCAATTACGGCTTTTGCAGGTCCGATTGCTTTTATTGGATTAGCAGTTCCGCATATTGCCAAACTGACTTTTCAAACCAGTAATCATACCGTATTATTTTGGAGTACTTTATTTTTTGGTTCGATTATAATGCTGTTTTGCGATATTGTTTCACAAATGCCAGGATTTGAGGTTACGCTACCAATAAATGCAATTACGTCTATTATTGGAGCGCCGGTTGTAATCTGGCTTTTAGTAAGGAAAAGTAATTTTAAGTAA
- a CDS encoding ABC transporter substrate-binding protein — protein sequence MRHLLPKMIFIASFFIFSGCKKNEKAEAVKIENVKNSIEYASGLSIVKYDDYSVVTVSNPWPNANKDFKYILKEKDGKVPDSLQNYTTIQVPLESVVVTSTTNIPFLEMLEVEDKLVGFPHTDYISSEKTRVLIDKGSVKNVGQNEKLNIEQLIELSPDLIVTFGVDNNNPMLDNLKKSGLNVLIQGDWMEQSPIGKAEWIKLYGALFGKEDKAKELFDKIVQSYNQAKKLVADKPATSKVLYGSMYEDVWYVAKGNSWVAEFMKDAKANYLWADLKGTGSEGLSFEKVLDKAKDANVWIASGSFKSLEELQKANPHYGEFDAFKNKSVYNFEGKLGATGGTVYYELAPSRPDLVLKDYIKIFHPDLLSGYEFTFASKLN from the coding sequence ATGAGACATTTATTGCCGAAAATGATTTTTATAGCTTCTTTTTTTATCTTTTCAGGATGTAAGAAGAATGAAAAAGCAGAAGCTGTAAAAATCGAAAATGTAAAAAACAGCATCGAATACGCGAGCGGACTTTCGATCGTAAAATATGATGATTATTCAGTTGTAACTGTCTCAAATCCATGGCCAAATGCCAATAAAGATTTCAAATATATTTTAAAAGAAAAAGACGGAAAAGTACCGGATAGTCTTCAAAATTACACCACAATTCAGGTTCCGTTAGAGTCTGTTGTGGTTACTTCGACGACGAATATTCCGTTTTTGGAAATGTTGGAAGTTGAAGATAAATTGGTTGGTTTTCCGCATACTGATTATATCTCTTCAGAAAAAACCAGAGTTTTAATTGATAAAGGTTCTGTGAAAAACGTTGGACAAAATGAAAAACTAAATATCGAGCAATTAATCGAATTATCTCCGGATTTGATTGTCACTTTTGGAGTTGATAACAACAATCCGATGTTGGATAATCTGAAAAAAAGCGGATTAAACGTTTTAATTCAGGGCGACTGGATGGAACAGTCTCCAATTGGAAAAGCAGAGTGGATCAAACTTTATGGTGCATTATTCGGAAAAGAAGATAAAGCAAAAGAGCTTTTTGATAAAATTGTTCAAAGCTATAATCAGGCGAAAAAATTGGTGGCAGATAAACCTGCAACTTCAAAAGTTTTATACGGTTCTATGTATGAAGATGTTTGGTATGTTGCTAAAGGAAACAGTTGGGTGGCCGAGTTTATGAAAGATGCAAAGGCTAATTATTTATGGGCAGATTTAAAGGGAACCGGAAGCGAAGGTTTATCTTTTGAAAAAGTTTTAGACAAAGCCAAAGATGCAAATGTCTGGATTGCATCCGGTTCGTTTAAGAGTTTGGAAGAGTTACAAAAGGCAAATCCGCATTATGGAGAATTTGATGCTTTTAAAAATAAAAGTGTTTACAATTTTGAAGGTAAATTGGGAGCAACCGGCGGTACAGTTTATTACGAATTGGCTCCAAGCCGTCCTGATTTAGTTTTAAAGGATTATATCAAAATTTTCCACCCTGATCTATTATCAGGTTACGAATTTACTTTCGCATCAAAACTGAACTAA